The following proteins are encoded in a genomic region of Bernardetia sp. MNP-M8:
- a CDS encoding DUF4184 family protein has product MPFTFSHPAIILPFGFVGKRYFSLTALIIGSTTPDFEYFLRLRVRSDFSHTLFGVFWFDLPLGIALCFVFHLLVKKSLFKNLPFFLQTRFNDCLGFDFIDYFKKHFLVVISSLLLGAFSHLFWDGFTHHYGFFVELFSVLQTKTIFYSIPVFKILQHLSTLLGGICIALWIYKLPQNTKNIYPISFNYWLSVLCCFVFLFSIRLIFLYYFQESFHVGNFIVSGISLMLLSLILVGTFEEFYTTKNLK; this is encoded by the coding sequence ATGCCCTTCACATTTTCACACCCTGCAATCATTTTACCTTTCGGTTTTGTTGGGAAACGTTATTTTTCTCTGACGGCTCTTATTATTGGAAGTACAACACCTGATTTTGAATATTTTTTGCGTTTGAGGGTGCGTAGTGATTTTTCGCATACTCTTTTTGGTGTTTTTTGGTTTGATTTACCTTTGGGGATTGCTCTCTGTTTTGTATTTCATTTGCTTGTAAAAAAATCACTTTTCAAAAACCTTCCTTTTTTTCTGCAAACTCGTTTTAATGATTGCTTAGGTTTTGACTTTATAGATTATTTCAAAAAGCATTTTCTAGTTGTGATTTCCTCTTTGCTTTTGGGAGCTTTTTCTCATCTTTTTTGGGATGGATTTACCCATCATTATGGATTTTTTGTAGAACTTTTTTCTGTTTTACAAACAAAAACTATTTTCTATTCTATTCCTGTTTTTAAGATTTTACAGCATTTGAGTACGCTCTTAGGTGGGATTTGTATTGCTTTATGGATTTATAAATTACCTCAAAACACAAAAAATATTTATCCTATTTCCTTCAACTATTGGCTTTCTGTTTTGTGTTGTTTTGTGTTTCTGTTTTCTATTCGACTTATTTTTCTGTATTACTTTCAAGAGAGTTTTCATGTAGGTAATTTTATTGTGAGTGGAATTTCTTTAATGCTACTTTCTTTGATTTTGGTGGGAACTTTTGAAGAGTTTTACACTACAAAAAATCTCAAATAA
- a CDS encoding metallophosphoesterase yields the protein MFLKPNFRLYFFYFLCSFLFSCKSASNLLPISDFSIDYTKNEIDKTVFLLGDAGNSDSLTPIFLSLKKELAQNPSSALIFLGDNIYPYGLIPKNEIKGNPKLLEERKEAEKHIDSQLKIIENHNKKNIIFVSGNHDWGINKKQAFVIEEQNYITQKGYNYLPKNGCSTPSVLELSDSVVLICLDTQYLIQKNKLSDCELETNEEIYTRLDSIISQNKNKKVIVAAHHLLESESSHGGKFPLRPHLFPLVDLKKNLYIPLPILGTAYVLMRKAGFSEQDISNPRYQDMKKKLSSIFEEHPNLVYVCGHEHTLQYHRFNEKSPKKNWRQINSGAGSKKTFVSRNYKKDKNAFFAYSNYGFARLDYLKNGSVIVYYYNQNGEVLYSDKW from the coding sequence TTGTTTTTAAAACCCAACTTTCGTCTTTACTTTTTCTACTTTCTGTGTAGTTTTCTTTTTTCTTGTAAAAGTGCTTCTAACCTTTTACCTATTTCTGATTTTTCTATTGATTATACTAAAAATGAAATTGATAAAACTGTTTTTTTGTTAGGAGATGCAGGAAATAGCGATTCACTTACGCCTATTTTTTTATCTCTAAAAAAAGAATTAGCTCAAAATCCTTCTTCTGCCTTGATTTTTTTGGGAGATAATATTTATCCTTATGGATTAATTCCTAAGAATGAAATAAAAGGAAATCCAAAATTACTTGAAGAAAGAAAAGAAGCTGAAAAACATATTGATTCTCAACTCAAAATTATAGAAAATCACAACAAAAAAAATATCATTTTTGTATCAGGAAATCACGATTGGGGAATAAATAAAAAACAAGCCTTTGTAATAGAAGAGCAAAATTATATCACTCAAAAAGGATATAATTATTTACCAAAAAATGGTTGTAGTACGCCATCAGTTCTTGAATTGTCAGACAGTGTAGTTTTGATTTGTTTAGATACACAGTATTTAATTCAGAAAAATAAATTATCTGACTGTGAATTAGAAACAAATGAAGAGATTTATACTCGTTTGGATAGTATTATTTCTCAAAATAAGAATAAAAAAGTAATTGTTGCAGCACATCATTTGTTAGAAAGTGAGAGTTCGCATGGGGGTAAATTTCCTTTGCGTCCTCATCTTTTTCCTTTGGTAGATTTGAAGAAAAATCTGTATATTCCTTTACCTATTTTGGGTACAGCTTATGTTTTGATGCGAAAAGCAGGTTTTTCAGAACAAGATATTTCGAATCCTAGATATCAAGATATGAAAAAAAAACTATCTTCAATTTTTGAGGAACATCCGAATTTAGTTTATGTTTGTGGACACGAACACACGCTTCAATATCATAGATTCAATGAAAAAAGTCCGAAAAAAAATTGGCGACAAATCAATAGTGGTGCAGGTTCGAAGAAGACATTTGTAAGTAGAAACTATAAAAAAGACAAGAATGCTTTTTTTGCTTATTCTAACTATGGCTTTGCTCGCTTAGATTATCTGAAAAATGGAAGTGTAATCGTTTATTATTACAATCAGAATGGAGAAGTTTTGTATTCTGATAAATGGTAA
- a CDS encoding AMP-binding protein has translation MEAIWKQHYPKGVRKDINPDQYNSLIELIEESIEKYGDKIAYIHMGVEMTFKQIGNYSANFAAFLQNETNLKKGDRIAIQMPNVMQYPIALFGAIRAGLVVVNTNPLYTVREMEHQFTDADVKAVVVLANFADSIEKVLPHTNIETVIVTEVGDMMGIFKRSLTNFVVKRVKKMVPSYSLPRAIPFRYALAKGRKYPFTPIKVKSSDNAFIQYTGGTTGVAKGAELTHRNVIANAEQIKEWMKPLAREGQEVVLTPLPMYHIFSLTVNTFIFFAYGCSNVLITNPRDLPALIKEMATHKITIMTGVNTLFNGLANHPDINTVDFTRLKVAVAGATAVQSAVAKKWKEVTGNSLVEGFGLTECSPVVSCNPVIGGVQIGTIGMPLPSTEIKLIDDEGNDVEGFNNPGELCVKGPQVMKGYWQKPDETSNCLSADGWLKTGDVAVLQEDGFLKIVDRKKDMILVSGFNVYPNEVEDTIAMYPKVMEVAAIGIENEKSGEAVKVFIVKKDDSLTEDEIKKYCKENMTGYKVPKYYEFREELPKSNVGKILRRVLKDAEKEKAANV, from the coding sequence ATGGAAGCAATTTGGAAACAGCATTATCCAAAAGGAGTCAGAAAAGATATTAATCCAGACCAGTATAATTCATTGATAGAATTAATTGAAGAAAGTATAGAAAAATATGGAGATAAAATAGCCTATATTCACATGGGTGTAGAAATGACTTTTAAACAAATTGGTAATTATTCAGCTAATTTTGCAGCTTTTTTGCAAAATGAAACTAATCTAAAAAAAGGAGATAGAATTGCGATACAGATGCCAAATGTAATGCAATATCCAATTGCGCTTTTTGGTGCTATTCGTGCAGGTTTGGTTGTTGTCAATACAAATCCACTTTATACAGTTCGTGAAATGGAACATCAATTTACGGATGCTGATGTAAAGGCTGTGGTTGTTTTGGCAAATTTTGCTGATAGCATTGAAAAAGTATTACCTCATACAAATATCGAAACAGTTATTGTAACAGAAGTAGGTGATATGATGGGCATTTTTAAGCGTTCGCTTACTAACTTTGTAGTAAAACGTGTCAAAAAAATGGTTCCTTCTTATAGCCTTCCTCGTGCAATTCCTTTCCGTTATGCACTTGCAAAAGGTAGAAAATATCCATTTACACCTATAAAAGTAAAGAGTTCGGACAACGCATTTATTCAATACACGGGAGGAACAACAGGCGTAGCAAAAGGTGCAGAACTGACACACAGAAATGTAATTGCAAATGCTGAGCAGATAAAAGAATGGATGAAACCACTTGCTAGAGAAGGGCAAGAGGTAGTTTTGACTCCTCTTCCAATGTATCATATTTTTTCTCTGACTGTAAACACATTTATTTTCTTTGCATATGGTTGTAGCAATGTTTTGATTACAAATCCTAGAGATTTGCCTGCCTTGATTAAAGAAATGGCTACTCATAAGATTACAATTATGACAGGTGTAAATACACTTTTCAATGGACTTGCAAACCACCCAGATATTAATACTGTTGATTTTACACGACTTAAAGTAGCTGTTGCTGGTGCAACTGCTGTACAGAGTGCAGTAGCCAAAAAATGGAAAGAAGTTACAGGAAACTCTTTGGTAGAAGGTTTTGGTCTTACAGAATGTTCGCCTGTTGTGAGTTGTAATCCTGTTATTGGAGGAGTACAAATTGGAACAATCGGAATGCCTCTTCCAAGTACAGAAATAAAACTTATTGATGATGAGGGTAATGATGTAGAAGGATTTAACAACCCAGGGGAGCTTTGTGTAAAAGGACCTCAAGTAATGAAAGGATATTGGCAAAAACCTGACGAAACTTCTAATTGTTTGAGTGCAGATGGTTGGCTCAAAACGGGAGATGTAGCAGTTTTACAAGAAGATGGTTTCCTCAAAATTGTGGATAGAAAGAAAGATATGATTTTGGTTTCTGGTTTCAATGTTTATCCAAATGAAGTTGAAGATACGATTGCAATGTATCCTAAAGTGATGGAAGTAGCTGCAATCGGAATTGAAAATGAGAAATCTGGAGAAGCTGTAAAAGTATTTATTGTCAAGAAAGATGATTCGCTTACAGAAGATGAAATCAAAAAATACTGCAAAGAAAATATGACAGGTTATAAAGTTCCTAAATATTATGAATTTAGAGAAGAGTTGCCAAAATCAAATGTAGGAAAAATATTGCGTCGTGTTTTGAAAGATGCAGAAAAAGAAAAAGCAGCAAATGTCTAA
- a CDS encoding glucose 1-dehydrogenase: MSNSLSGKIAVVTGGNSGIGYATAEEFLKQGAKVVITGRNAEKVEKAAKELGVEGIVADQANLSHLDSLVEKVKELHGKVDILFVNAGVFIPSYLGQITEEVYDNQMDINFKGAVFTLQKFLPILSEGASVINLSSVNAYTGMPSTIIYAATKAALNSFTRTAAAELASKNIRVNAINPGVTETPIFNKTGMNDEQVAGFKASVVDGIPLKRIGTSEGVAKLVTFLASDDASYITGSEYNIDGGMTLIGA, encoded by the coding sequence ATGAGTAACTCATTGTCAGGAAAAATAGCAGTTGTTACAGGTGGAAATAGTGGAATTGGTTATGCCACAGCAGAAGAATTCTTGAAACAAGGTGCAAAAGTAGTCATCACAGGTAGAAATGCTGAAAAAGTAGAAAAAGCTGCAAAGGAGTTAGGTGTAGAGGGAATTGTAGCTGACCAAGCCAACCTTTCTCATCTTGATTCTTTGGTAGAAAAGGTAAAAGAATTACATGGCAAAGTAGATATTTTATTTGTCAATGCAGGCGTTTTTATTCCTTCTTATCTAGGACAAATTACAGAAGAAGTATATGATAATCAAATGGACATCAACTTCAAAGGAGCTGTTTTTACACTTCAAAAATTTTTACCTATTTTGAGTGAAGGTGCATCTGTTATTAATCTTTCTTCTGTAAATGCATATACAGGAATGCCGTCTACTATCATCTATGCAGCTACAAAAGCTGCTCTCAATTCTTTCACAAGAACAGCAGCAGCAGAATTAGCTTCTAAGAATATTCGTGTCAATGCTATAAATCCTGGTGTTACTGAAACTCCTATTTTCAATAAAACAGGAATGAATGACGAACAGGTAGCTGGTTTTAAGGCTTCAGTAGTAGATGGGATTCCACTCAAAAGAATTGGTACTTCAGAAGGAGTTGCCAAATTAGTTACCTTTTTAGCTTCTGATGATGCTTCTTATATTACAGGTTCTGAATATAATATTGATGGTGGAATGACTCTTATCGGTGCGTAA
- a CDS encoding DUF1186 domain-containing protein, with translation MPYPTYNHPFTSELINHKDELPKEKIDEGLALPRQTFIEDLENFITDLQTRRNDYYQDNDYNLNFLIYALGFLYVLEAKQSFPKIIEVLEEDEQFIDYWFGQFVEPSYVTFLAYPIFKDDFETLLEIIEHNNHNYLVKSGLINIPAQVAINETKRRKEAIGFYEKLIDFVLKQDRENPFLEGFEVDALIHSVFLIEGTELREKVLKLHNEKLTDEEIWDKKSTFKEFQNFDYSIRSDKKINLDLTPYEIFDRLLIGFFTYPLNEEEQEKVKKDFRESAANNGFVLDEDDQIIETDQPRSSYDPKTNKPLYGRNDKVTVKYEDGKVVENVKYKKVEKDIKEGKCEIVD, from the coding sequence ATGCCATACCCTACCTACAATCACCCTTTTACATCTGAACTTATAAACCATAAAGATGAACTTCCAAAAGAAAAAATAGATGAGGGATTAGCTCTTCCTCGTCAAACTTTTATTGAAGATTTAGAAAATTTTATAACTGATTTACAAACTAGAAGAAATGACTACTATCAAGATAATGATTATAATTTGAATTTTCTCATTTATGCGTTGGGCTTTTTATATGTTTTGGAAGCAAAGCAAAGTTTTCCTAAAATTATTGAAGTTTTGGAAGAAGATGAGCAATTTATAGACTACTGGTTCGGACAATTTGTAGAGCCAAGTTATGTGACATTTCTAGCTTATCCTATATTTAAAGATGATTTTGAGACACTATTAGAAATTATAGAACACAACAATCATAATTATTTAGTAAAAAGTGGATTAATAAATATTCCTGCTCAAGTAGCTATTAATGAAACCAAAAGAAGAAAAGAAGCTATTGGTTTTTATGAAAAATTGATAGATTTTGTTTTAAAACAAGACAGGGAAAACCCATTTTTAGAAGGATTTGAAGTAGATGCCTTAATACATTCAGTTTTCTTAATAGAAGGAACAGAGTTAAGAGAAAAAGTTTTGAAACTTCACAATGAAAAATTGACTGATGAAGAAATATGGGATAAAAAATCAACGTTTAAAGAATTTCAGAATTTTGATTATTCTATAAGAAGCGACAAAAAAATAAATCTAGATCTTACTCCCTACGAAATATTTGACAGGTTACTAATAGGCTTTTTTACTTATCCATTGAATGAAGAAGAGCAAGAAAAAGTGAAGAAAGATTTTAGAGAGTCAGCAGCAAATAATGGATTTGTACTAGATGAAGATGATCAAATAATAGAAACAGATCAGCCTCGTAGTAGTTACGACCCAAAAACCAATAAACCTTTATACGGACGCAACGACAAAGTAACAGTCAAATATGAAGACGGAAAAGTAGTAGAAAATGTAAAATACAAAAAAGTAGAAAAAGATATAAAAGAAGGTAAGTGTGAAATAGTAGATTAA
- a CDS encoding thioredoxin family protein, whose translation MKKITLFAALIFCFFAVSGFVFFSKNEVKEEITTLETTKKSKIEWLTFEEAMEKSAQDKKPVFIDVYTDWCGWCKKMDKNTFQTDEVVEYVANNYHAVKLDAESEDATSFDGQKLTYRQLSGGVFKITGYPSIVLINNKKEVAVAPGYREKDNFIEMLEKFKAETK comes from the coding sequence ATGAAAAAAATAACTTTATTTGCTGCTCTTATTTTTTGTTTTTTTGCCGTAAGTGGCTTTGTCTTTTTTTCTAAAAATGAAGTAAAAGAGGAAATAACAACACTAGAAACAACTAAAAAATCTAAGATTGAATGGCTTACTTTTGAAGAAGCTATGGAAAAATCAGCGCAAGACAAAAAACCTGTTTTTATAGATGTTTATACAGACTGGTGTGGTTGGTGTAAAAAAATGGACAAAAACACATTCCAAACTGATGAAGTAGTAGAATATGTAGCCAATAATTATCATGCTGTCAAATTAGATGCTGAAAGTGAAGATGCAACTTCATTTGACGGACAAAAACTAACTTATAGACAACTTTCTGGTGGAGTTTTCAAAATCACAGGTTATCCTTCTATTGTTTTGATAAATAATAAAAAAGAAGTTGCTGTTGCCCCTGGTTATAGAGAAAAAGACAACTTCATAGAAATGCTTGAGAAATTTAAGGCAGAAACAAAATAG
- a CDS encoding metallophosphoesterase yields the protein MKIALFADLHGRILLSFKLIKRLERERNIKIDLILQCGDLGAFPNPSKLDKATLRHARREPSELGFYHHFTKKNKKVEQVLDKVEATMYAVRGNHEDHEFLNNLEEKSVESSFPIDIYEKIRVCKTGHLQTFQKDTTELNWIGIGRVGSRKISQKQQEKYIQPYEMDALNKLHSQKSKKQIDLLISHDSALHFTTKDFGMQQIRDFLTRHKPLYHFFGHTGQPFSLVEDENNFTQSCKIKELEFENDGSLAKNSFVVLDWKTNTDFDLEVISDKWIKEYTNHSWEYL from the coding sequence ATGAAAATTGCTTTATTTGCAGACCTTCATGGAAGAATTTTGCTTTCCTTTAAACTCATAAAAAGACTAGAAAGAGAACGAAATATAAAAATAGACCTAATTCTTCAATGTGGAGATTTAGGAGCTTTTCCCAATCCGTCCAAATTAGACAAAGCTACATTACGACACGCAAGAAGAGAACCTTCTGAACTCGGTTTTTATCATCATTTTACCAAAAAAAATAAAAAGGTAGAACAAGTTTTAGATAAGGTAGAAGCTACCATGTATGCTGTAAGGGGAAATCATGAAGATCATGAGTTTTTAAATAACTTAGAGGAAAAATCTGTTGAGTCATCTTTTCCTATCGATATTTATGAAAAAATTAGAGTCTGTAAAACAGGTCATTTACAAACCTTTCAAAAAGATACTACAGAATTAAATTGGATAGGAATTGGAAGAGTTGGGAGCAGAAAAATATCACAAAAACAGCAAGAAAAATATATTCAACCCTATGAGATGGATGCTCTGAATAAATTACATTCTCAAAAATCCAAAAAACAAATTGATTTGCTCATTTCTCATGATAGTGCTTTGCATTTTACAACAAAAGATTTTGGAATGCAACAAATAAGAGATTTTCTGACAAGACATAAACCTTTATATCATTTTTTTGGACACACAGGTCAGCCTTTTTCACTTGTAGAAGATGAAAATAATTTTACACAGTCTTGTAAAATAAAAGAGTTAGAGTTTGAAAATGATGGTTCGCTTGCCAAAAACTCATTTGTAGTGTTGGATTGGAAAACAAACACAGATTTTGATTTAGAAGTAATTTCAGATAAATGGATTAAAGAATATACTAATCATAGTTGGGAGTATTTGTAA
- a CDS encoding TetR/AcrR family transcriptional regulator: MARKKQFEEQEILTKATNLFWKQGFHATSIQDLVNHLKINRASLYDTFGGKEELFNKALESYRNQNKEAIQSFLNNQSSVKEGLKNLFLLAILGEKNVQEKGCFVINCMSELIPNNDNILEIAIQNKKEFEGFFVEYLNKGIANGEIEPQKNVQSIASFLFMFYSGLKVVGKTNPNKEELRETIKVGLSVL, translated from the coding sequence ATGGCACGAAAAAAACAATTTGAAGAACAAGAAATACTAACTAAGGCAACCAATTTGTTTTGGAAACAAGGTTTTCATGCTACTTCTATTCAAGATTTAGTTAATCATTTAAAAATAAATAGAGCCAGTCTTTATGATACATTTGGAGGAAAAGAAGAATTATTTAATAAGGCATTGGAGAGTTATAGAAATCAGAACAAAGAAGCTATACAATCTTTTTTAAATAATCAATCGTCAGTAAAAGAAGGGTTAAAAAACTTATTTTTACTAGCCATTCTAGGAGAAAAAAATGTTCAGGAGAAAGGCTGTTTTGTTATTAATTGCATGAGCGAACTTATTCCCAATAATGATAATATATTAGAAATTGCTATACAGAATAAAAAAGAGTTTGAAGGTTTTTTTGTAGAGTATCTCAATAAAGGAATAGCAAATGGAGAAATAGAGCCTCAAAAAAATGTACAATCTATTGCTTCTTTTTTATTTATGTTTTATAGTGGTTTGAAAGTAGTAGGAAAGACAAACCCAAACAAAGAAGAATTAAGAGAAACTATTAAAGTAGGATTATCGGTTCTATAA
- a CDS encoding energy transducer TonB: MKLLIITFLSILFLFTNTNLAFSQWNDTSVDTIFYSYEAGEITLRSEADYYRVIEKIQKDWEYREYYMNDVLKYKGTYSDKKLSKPKGSVYKYDEKGVLREEYKLNKDNTKEYVQIYSKEGKPLLENGSAFVTSDDGKEGTLYKDYKVVENYTVNEEGKKIYLRTAGESAMNKTEIEKFYIHISNTMNYPLEARRKGIQGRVFVQLIIDETGKVQDTKVLKGIGGGCDEEALKAVENYTEWKAATNHTGEKVAVKINIPIVFRLD, translated from the coding sequence ATGAAATTATTAATTATAACATTTTTAAGTATCTTGTTTTTGTTTACAAATACTAATTTAGCATTTTCTCAATGGAATGATACCTCTGTGGACACTATTTTTTATTCTTATGAAGCAGGAGAAATTACACTTCGTTCAGAAGCTGATTATTATAGAGTAATAGAAAAAATCCAAAAAGATTGGGAATATAGAGAATATTATATGAATGATGTTTTGAAGTATAAAGGCACCTATTCTGATAAAAAGCTTTCAAAACCAAAAGGTTCTGTTTACAAATACGATGAAAAGGGAGTTTTAAGAGAAGAATACAAATTAAATAAAGATAATACTAAAGAGTATGTACAAATTTATTCGAAAGAAGGAAAGCCTCTTTTGGAAAATGGAAGTGCTTTTGTTACAAGTGATGATGGAAAAGAAGGAACATTATATAAAGATTACAAAGTTGTGGAAAACTATACAGTCAATGAAGAGGGTAAAAAAATATATCTTAGAACAGCAGGAGAATCAGCCATGAATAAAACTGAAATAGAAAAATTTTACATACACATTTCTAATACAATGAATTATCCTTTAGAAGCTAGAAGAAAAGGAATACAAGGACGAGTATTTGTACAATTGATTATTGATGAAACAGGGAAGGTACAAGACACAAAAGTTTTAAAAGGAATTGGAGGAGGCTGTGATGAAGAAGCATTAAAAGCTGTAGAAAATTATACCGAATGGAAGGCTGCTACAAATCATACAGGAGAAAAAGTAGCTGTTAAAATTAATATTCCAATTGTTTTTCGCTTAGATTAA
- a CDS encoding TRAP transporter large permease subunit, translated as MLVLLLFACLFILLLKGYPVSFTLGGVAVLFGVYLFGWDFFNLLPLRIYGTMTNFVLISVPLFVYMGVMLEKSGIAERLLETMALLLGRLRGGLAIAVVIVGALLAASTGVVGATVVTMGLLSLPTMLKRGYKPELATGTIASAGTLGQIIPPSVVLVLLGSVMNVSVGDLFIGAIVPSVLLVALYILYIFFTAWKNPKSAPAISKEELKEFNDKLTFGLLFKAFVLPMVLILSVLGSIFSGIASPTEAAGVGALVATILTAFEGKLNLRIIKEVNKETMYLTCMVFIILVGATAFGLVFRGMGGDKILIDLIESSNLSPYGFLVLVMILVFIAGFFIDFIEIVFIFMPVVTPIFAAYGMDLVWIAILVSMNLQTSFLTPPFGFSLFYLKGVAPPEIKTGHLYRGIIPFIIIQLFLMTLIILFPQLVRLF; from the coding sequence ATGCTCGTCTTACTTCTTTTTGCTTGTCTTTTTATTTTGCTTCTAAAAGGCTATCCTGTTTCATTTACTTTGGGAGGAGTGGCTGTTTTGTTTGGAGTTTATCTTTTTGGCTGGGATTTTTTCAATCTACTTCCTCTTCGCATCTATGGAACAATGACAAATTTTGTCTTGATTTCTGTGCCTTTATTTGTTTATATGGGCGTGATGCTTGAAAAATCAGGAATTGCAGAACGGCTTTTAGAAACAATGGCTTTGCTTTTGGGGCGTTTGCGTGGTGGACTTGCTATTGCTGTTGTGATTGTGGGTGCGCTGTTGGCTGCTTCTACTGGCGTTGTCGGTGCAACTGTCGTAACAATGGGACTTTTAAGCCTTCCCACAATGCTAAAACGAGGCTATAAACCCGAACTTGCAACAGGAACGATAGCTAGTGCAGGAACTTTAGGGCAAATTATTCCTCCAAGTGTTGTGCTTGTTTTGCTGGGAAGTGTAATGAATGTTTCGGTGGGTGATTTATTTATTGGTGCAATTGTACCAAGTGTTTTGTTGGTGGCTTTGTACATTTTATATATCTTTTTTACTGCGTGGAAAAACCCAAAATCTGCTCCTGCTATTTCGAAAGAAGAACTAAAAGAATTTAATGACAAACTCACTTTTGGGTTACTTTTTAAGGCTTTTGTGTTGCCAATGGTATTGATTTTATCGGTTTTGGGTTCTATTTTTTCTGGAATTGCCTCGCCTACCGAAGCTGCTGGTGTGGGCGCACTCGTTGCAACTATTTTGACGGCTTTTGAAGGGAAATTAAATCTCAGAATCATTAAAGAAGTCAATAAAGAAACGATGTATCTTACCTGTATGGTTTTTATTATTTTGGTGGGAGCAACTGCTTTTGGACTTGTTTTTCGTGGAATGGGAGGCGATAAAATTCTGATAGATTTGATTGAAAGTTCGAATCTTAGTCCGTATGGATTCTTAGTATTAGTAATGATTTTGGTTTTTATAGCAGGATTTTTTATTGATTTTATAGAAATTGTCTTTATTTTTATGCCTGTCGTAACACCTATTTTTGCAGCCTACGGAATGGATTTGGTTTGGATTGCCATTTTGGTTTCGATGAACCTTCAAACTTCTTTTCTTACTCCCCCTTTTGGTTTTTCATTGTTTTACCTCAAAGGTGTTGCGCCACCAGAAATCAAAACAGGACATTTGTATCGTGGAATTATTCCCTTTATTATCATTCAACTTTTTTTGATGACTTTAATTATTTTATTTCCTCAATTAGTGAGGTTGTTTTGA
- a CDS encoding 50S ribosomal protein L25: MKSLEIIGYYRKENQMGAKAAHLLRLEGYVPCVLYGTGGDNKHFYVPNILFRDLIYTSKVHTVELNIEGDIYNAIVQDYQTHPVSDVMMHVDFLAMKEDKPVKIDVPVKLIGRSVGEQKGGRMVLKMRKLKVKALPANLPDTIEVNVAKLDLGKSIKLSEIGERPYEIMNSPLVSIATVTIPRTLRTGGGMDTSAEEETEEEA, translated from the coding sequence ATGAAATCTTTAGAAATCATCGGTTATTACCGAAAAGAAAATCAAATGGGAGCAAAAGCTGCTCATTTATTGCGTTTAGAAGGCTATGTTCCTTGTGTATTGTACGGAACAGGAGGAGATAACAAACACTTTTATGTGCCAAATATCTTATTCCGTGACTTGATTTATACATCAAAAGTACATACAGTTGAGTTGAATATCGAAGGTGACATTTATAATGCTATCGTTCAAGATTATCAAACTCACCCAGTAAGTGATGTAATGATGCACGTTGATTTTCTTGCAATGAAAGAAGATAAGCCTGTAAAAATCGACGTTCCTGTAAAACTTATTGGTCGTTCTGTAGGTGAGCAAAAAGGTGGTCGTATGGTTTTGAAAATGCGTAAACTTAAAGTTAAAGCATTGCCAGCTAACCTTCCAGATACTATTGAAGTAAATGTAGCAAAATTAGACTTAGGAAAATCTATCAAACTTTCTGAAATCGGAGAACGTCCGTATGAAATTATGAATAGTCCTTTAGTTTCTATTGCAACTGTTACTATTCCTCGTACACTTCGTACAGGTGGTGGTATGGACACTAGTGCAGAAGAAGAAACGGAAGAAGAAGCATAA